Proteins from one Flavobacterium sp. N2038 genomic window:
- the tsf gene encoding translation elongation factor Ts, whose amino-acid sequence MATITAADVNKLRQSTGAGMMDCKKALVEAEGDFDKAIQILREKGQKVAANRSDRESSEGAAVSFINADNTKGAIITLNCETDFVGKNEAFVTLAKDLVEKAINFSSKEEFLASDFNGLTVAEKLIEQTGVIGEKIEIGGFEILEGAFVGSYVHVNKIAALTAISAAIPNADVLTKDVSMQVASMGADTLSYKDFDPAFVESELAARIAVIEKDNEEAKRLGKTLKNVPKYISYSQLTEEVLKQAEEDAKAELKAEGKPEQIWDKIIPGKVQRFISDNTTLDQEKALLDQNFIKDDSKKVGDYVKGFNVEITGFKRVTLG is encoded by the coding sequence ATGGCAACAATTACTGCTGCAGACGTAAATAAATTAAGACAATCTACAGGTGCCGGAATGATGGACTGTAAAAAAGCTTTAGTTGAAGCTGAAGGAGATTTCGATAAAGCGATACAAATCCTTAGAGAAAAAGGACAAAAAGTTGCTGCTAATCGTTCTGACCGTGAGTCTTCTGAAGGAGCTGCTGTTTCTTTCATTAATGCTGACAACACTAAAGGAGCTATCATCACTTTAAACTGTGAAACTGACTTCGTAGGTAAAAATGAAGCTTTCGTAACTTTAGCTAAAGATTTAGTAGAAAAAGCTATCAACTTCTCTTCTAAAGAAGAGTTTTTAGCTTCAGATTTCAACGGACTTACTGTTGCTGAAAAATTAATCGAGCAAACTGGAGTTATCGGTGAAAAAATCGAAATCGGTGGTTTTGAAATTTTAGAAGGTGCTTTCGTTGGATCTTATGTTCACGTTAACAAAATTGCTGCATTAACTGCAATTTCTGCTGCAATTCCTAACGCTGACGTTTTAACTAAAGATGTTTCTATGCAAGTTGCTTCTATGGGAGCTGATACATTATCTTACAAAGATTTTGATCCTGCTTTCGTTGAATCTGAACTTGCTGCTCGTATTGCTGTAATCGAAAAAGATAATGAAGAAGCAAAACGTTTAGGAAAAACTTTAAAAAATGTTCCTAAATATATTTCTTACTCTCAATTGACTGAAGAAGTTTTAAAACAAGCTGAAGAAGATGCTAAAGCTGAATTAAAAGCTGAAGGTAAACCAGAACAAATTTGGGACAAAATTATTCCTGGAAAAGTTCAACGTTTTATCTCTGACAATACTACATTAGATCAAGAGAAAGCTTTGTTAGATCAAAACTTTATCAAAGACGATAGTAAAAAAGTTGGTGATTACGTTAAAGGATTCAACGTTGAAATCACTGGTTTCAAAAGAGTTACTTTAGGTTAA